GAAGTAAAAATAACCCGTGCCGAGCAAAAAGCCCGGAGGCCCAAGCAAATTCTCGATGCTGCTTTCGAAGAGTTTGTCGAACGTGGCTATGTTGCCACGCGGGTTGAAGACATTGCGGAACGCGTCGGCGTAACGAAGGGGACGATATACGTCTACTTCGAGACCAAGGAGGAGTTGTTCTCCGCCATGATCAACCACATATCCACGCCTTTCGAAGATATACTGGCAAGCGGCAGGAAGCTTGAGGGAAACTGTGAAAACCGTCTGCGGACGCTGATCGAGACCCTCTACGATGACTTTCTCGGAAACCGGCGGATGCGGGAACTCCTGCGCTTTGTGATTGCAGAGGGCACGCGCTTTCCCCACGTAATCGACGAGAACCACAGGCTGTTCATCGAACCGCTGATAAGCTTCGCCCAGTCCATCATCGATGAGGGCCAGCGCAACGGTGAGTTCAAGACCGGACCCGGCTTGACGGCCGAAGTCGTGATGTCTCCCATCATGCTAGCCATGGTTTTTAGACTTATCTTTAACGATCGACGCGAGTTCGACAGGGACACCTCTATCGCTGCGCATTTCGACATGATTTTCAACGGATTGTTGCCCCGCTAACCCGCACGCCAGAGGCACGGGCGAAAAATGGCAACGCGCCCGCCCTTGCCGGAACCGGCCAAACTCTATACTCGAGAGTCGAACCGAACGGTTCGGTTCGATCAATTCGTGAGATAGCTTCATGATTTTTGCCCGCGCGGCGTCGCCCGCTCTTCTCCTCCTTCTCGCCGGCTGTGTTAGCGGTCCCGATCACAAGCCGCCGGTGATGCCCCTGCCGGCTACTTTCTCGGAAGGTAGCAAGAAGGCCAACGAAGACATCGCCGGCCGCCAGTGGTGGACGGCCTATCACGATAAGAAGCTCGAGAGCCTTGTCGCCGCCGGCCTCGCCCAGAACGTATCGATCCTGTCGTCGATCGAGGCCACGGTCGCCGCCGAAGGCGACGTCACCGTTGCCGGTGCAGGCGCCCTGCCCAGCCTTTCGGCCGACGGGTCGAACACGACCAGCGGCGAAAAAGGCAAGCTGCGCACAAAACTGGCAACCACCAACTCGACTGCTGGCGACCTGACCGCATCCTGGCTGCTTGATCTCTTCGGCCAGTATCGCCGCGCCCGCGAAGGGGCACTCGACTCGCTCGACGCCGCCTATGCCACTGTCGACGTCACGCGGCTGACCTATCTCCAGGATCTGGTGACAAGCTATATCAACGCCCGCTATTATCAGGCGCGCATTTCCATCGCTGCCGATAGTCTCGCCTCCCGCCGCAAGACGCTGGAACTGACGAAATTCCAGATGGTTGCCGGTGCCGCGTCGCGTCTCGACGTGGTGCAGGCCGAAGGCCTCGTCAATTCGACGCTCTCGGAAGCGCCGGGCCTCGAAATCAGCTACCGGCAGCAGGTCCATCATATCGCGACATTGCTGAACATGCCTCCGGCAACCGTCATTGCCGACATGCGCAGCGGGGGCAGACAACCGGTCTTCCGCGGCAGTGTCGCCACCGGCGTTCCCGCCGACCTCATCCGCAATCGCCCAGACATCCGCAAGGATGAACGGGACCTCGCAGCAGCAACCGCCCAGATCGGCGTCGCCGAAGCCAAGCTCTATCCGAGCATTTCGCTCAGCGGCTCGATTTCGCCCTCCTACGTCAAATCAAGCGGCTCGCATGGCAGCCTGACCTCATGGTCTTTCGGGCCGACGCTCAATCTTCCGATCCTCGACGGCGGTTCGTTACGCGCCAACGTCAAGATCGCTGAATCCAATGCCCGGGCCGACTATCTGACATGGAAATCCACGGTGCTGAATGCCGTCGAAGACGTGGAGAATGCGCTTTCGGCTGTCCGCCGCGATGCACAGACAATCTCGGCCCTGCGTGCCCAGGTCAATTCTTACCAGGAAGCCCTGCAACTCTCGACCGATAGCTACAAGGACGGCGCGTCTTCCCTGTTGAACGTCATCGACGCCCAGCTTTCGCTTGCGACCGCCCAGGAAAGCCTGGCTGCCGCAATCCAGCAGAGCGCCGCCGACTACGTATCTTTGAACGTGGCGATCGGCTCGGGATATGCGGGTACCGACAAGGGACCGCGGACATAGACGGGCCGCTTTTGCAGGAGCCAACCATGACCGAACTGGACCAAGGAACCGTGCTT
This genomic interval from Rhizobium tumorigenes contains the following:
- a CDS encoding TetR/AcrR family transcriptional regulator, producing MANEVKITRAEQKARRPKQILDAAFEEFVERGYVATRVEDIAERVGVTKGTIYVYFETKEELFSAMINHISTPFEDILASGRKLEGNCENRLRTLIETLYDDFLGNRRMRELLRFVIAEGTRFPHVIDENHRLFIEPLISFAQSIIDEGQRNGEFKTGPGLTAEVVMSPIMLAMVFRLIFNDRREFDRDTSIAAHFDMIFNGLLPR
- a CDS encoding efflux transporter outer membrane subunit is translated as MIFARAASPALLLLLAGCVSGPDHKPPVMPLPATFSEGSKKANEDIAGRQWWTAYHDKKLESLVAAGLAQNVSILSSIEATVAAEGDVTVAGAGALPSLSADGSNTTSGEKGKLRTKLATTNSTAGDLTASWLLDLFGQYRRAREGALDSLDAAYATVDVTRLTYLQDLVTSYINARYYQARISIAADSLASRRKTLELTKFQMVAGAASRLDVVQAEGLVNSTLSEAPGLEISYRQQVHHIATLLNMPPATVIADMRSGGRQPVFRGSVATGVPADLIRNRPDIRKDERDLAAATAQIGVAEAKLYPSISLSGSISPSYVKSSGSHGSLTSWSFGPTLNLPILDGGSLRANVKIAESNARADYLTWKSTVLNAVEDVENALSAVRRDAQTISALRAQVNSYQEALQLSTDSYKDGASSLLNVIDAQLSLATAQESLAAAIQQSAADYVSLNVAIGSGYAGTDKGPRT